The Gilliamella apicola genome window below encodes:
- the rraB gene encoding ribonuclease E inhibitor RraB, whose translation MKDQIKLAQQDTNVIIEELLEDGSDPHALYIIEHHISSQNFDQLEKVAVEAYKLGYEATDPDEDVDDNGNVVIGFDIVVESPLNAELINAQIAEIITLTNQFGVNYDGWGTYFEDGSDDFNEVDNIETLH comes from the coding sequence ATGAAAGATCAAATTAAGCTTGCTCAACAAGATACTAACGTTATTATTGAAGAACTATTGGAAGATGGTAGTGATCCTCATGCGCTTTATATTATTGAACATCATATCTCATCACAAAACTTTGATCAGCTAGAAAAAGTAGCCGTTGAAGCTTATAAATTAGGTTATGAGGCTACCGATCCTGACGAAGATGTAGATGATAATGGAAATGTTGTTATCGGTTTTGATATTGTGGTTGAGAGTCCACTTAATGCAGAATTAATTAATGCCCAAATAGCGGAAATAATCACATTAACTAACCAATTCGGTGTCAACTATGATGGTTGGGGAACCTATTTTGAAGATGGTAGTGATGATTTTAATGAAGTTGATAATATAGAAACGCTTCATTAA
- the rnm gene encoding RNase RNM, whose protein sequence is MIVDLHSHTTASDGILTPSELVKRAADNQISMLAITDHDTIKGLPEAKNTIERDNLPVKLIYGVEVSTIWKNNEIHIVGLNIDIENSLLLELLSAQEQGRIDRAISIDQKLAKVSIDNAYQQAQQFSKGDIVSRSHFARFLVANGYVKDVKQAFKKYLGKSGYAYVPAKCCSIGNAVNAIHAAGGQAVLAHPSRYDLTLTKLKTLIGEFKEYGGDAIEVSQSRQTQDDLQRLAKLANEFGLLASQGSDFHDLVNYLDLGKTTPLPASVTPIWHDWNE, encoded by the coding sequence GTGATCGTTGATTTACATTCGCATACAACTGCGTCAGATGGCATTCTGACACCTAGTGAACTGGTCAAAAGAGCAGCTGATAATCAAATCAGTATGTTAGCAATTACCGATCACGATACTATCAAAGGTCTACCAGAGGCCAAAAACACAATAGAACGTGATAATTTACCCGTTAAATTAATTTATGGCGTTGAAGTGTCAACAATTTGGAAGAATAATGAAATTCATATTGTTGGATTAAATATCGATATTGAAAATTCACTATTACTTGAATTATTATCAGCCCAAGAACAAGGTCGAATAGATAGAGCAATTAGCATTGATCAAAAATTGGCGAAAGTTAGTATTGATAATGCGTATCAACAAGCACAACAATTTTCAAAAGGTGATATTGTATCACGCTCCCATTTTGCACGTTTTTTAGTAGCCAATGGTTATGTTAAAGATGTTAAACAAGCATTTAAAAAATATTTAGGCAAAAGTGGTTATGCTTATGTGCCTGCAAAGTGTTGTAGTATTGGTAATGCGGTCAATGCCATTCACGCAGCAGGCGGGCAAGCAGTACTTGCTCATCCTAGCCGTTATGATTTAACTTTAACTAAATTAAAAACATTAATTGGTGAATTTAAAGAATATGGCGGTGATGCGATAGAAGTATCTCAAAGCCGACAAACGCAAGATGATTTACAGCGATTGGCGAAATTAGCTAATGAATTTGGATTATTGGCATCTCAAGGTTCCGATTTTCATGATTTGGTTAATTACCTTGATTTAGGTAAAACCACACCTTTACCAGCCAGTGTGACACCTATCTGGCATGATTGGAATGAGTAA
- a CDS encoding L-threonylcarbamoyladenylate synthase: MSQTFYIHPDNPQTRLLDQVVKILNDGGVIAFPTDSGYSLGCLLDNKYGVDRICQIRQLDKYHNFTLMCRDLSELSSYAFVDNTTFRLLKNNTPGKYVFILQASKEVPRRLMNEKRKTIGLRIPDNKIDLTLLELLGQPLMTTTLILPNEDEAQSDPEEIEDKIGHQLDAIVHGGYIGPQPTTVIDLTNDYPDIVRQGSGDISPFV, from the coding sequence ATGAGCCAAACTTTTTATATTCACCCAGATAATCCACAAACGAGATTATTAGATCAAGTTGTCAAAATTTTAAATGATGGTGGCGTTATCGCCTTTCCGACAGATTCAGGTTATTCACTAGGTTGCTTGCTTGATAACAAGTATGGGGTTGATCGTATTTGCCAAATTCGCCAGCTTGATAAATATCACAACTTTACCTTAATGTGTCGCGATCTTTCGGAACTTTCATCTTATGCTTTTGTTGACAACACAACTTTCCGACTATTAAAAAATAATACACCTGGTAAATATGTCTTTATTTTGCAAGCCAGCAAAGAAGTTCCACGTCGATTAATGAATGAAAAACGTAAAACCATTGGTTTACGTATTCCTGATAATAAAATTGATTTAACATTACTTGAATTGTTAGGGCAACCATTAATGACAACCACATTAATTTTACCTAATGAGGATGAAGCCCAATCTGATCCGGAAGAGATAGAAGATAAAATTGGTCATCAGCTTGATGCTATTGTGCATGGTGGATACATTGGTCCGCAACCTACAACAGTAATTGATTTAACTAATGACTATCCAGATATTGTTCGTCAAGGTAGTGGTGATATAAGCCCATTTGTTTAA